In Xiphophorus maculatus strain JP 163 A chromosome 2, X_maculatus-5.0-male, whole genome shotgun sequence, one genomic interval encodes:
- the aass gene encoding alpha-aminoadipic semialdehyde synthase, mitochondrial: MLRLVGLHRSRTPSCVGAQRRNKHHRAVMAIRREDVNPWERRAPLAPRHVRELTNDGVKVLVQPSNRRAIHEKFYMKAGAIIQEDISEASLIVGVKRPPEEKVIPRKTYAFFSHTIKAQEANMGLLDDLLNKEVRLIDYEKMVDPNGYRIVAFGQWAGVAGMINILHGLGLRFLALGHHTPFMHIGMAHNYRNVSQAIQAMRDCGYEISMGLMPRSIGPLTFCFTGTGNVSKGAQDMINELPVEYVEPHELKDVSETGDMNKVYATVLSRRHHLVRKSDGNYDPMEYENHPELYTSHFRTSVAPYTTCLINGIYWDPHTPRLLRRLDAQRLIRPLRSLSALNEGSPALPHKLLAICDISADTGGSIEFMTECTTIDKPFCIYDADQHIDHDSVEGNGILMCSIDNLPAQLPIEATEYFGDRLFPYIWEMLLSDATKSLNEEEFSPQVRDAIITSNGALTPKFEYIEKMREKREKAQILKKTGMKRVLLLGSGYVSGPVVEYLTRDERTQVTVASVLLKQAEELAARYPNTIPIMLDASSQEGHLDSLVTDHDLVISMLPYSFHPIIAKHCIRRKVNMVTASYLSPAMKELQSSVEEAGITIVNEMGLDPGIDHMLAKECIDQAKADGCTVESYSSFCGGLPAPECSDNPLRYKFSWSPYGVLLNTISPAVFLRDGEVVSIPPGGTLMDSATAMDFFPGFSLEGFPNRDSTKYAEAYGIQTAHTLIRGTLRFKGFSNAMGGFVKLGLINTEPNPVLQHPTSTISWKELLCHQMGLPSSMSPEAFEGAVYKQVGEDQFRMDTLRWLGMLSDDAVPHADTILAALAKHLEAKLSFAKGERDLIIMRNDVGIRHPTGELEMRQISLVVYGEPNGFSAMAKTVGYPAAIGARMVLDGEISTKGLLVPMTSDIYRPALARLKEEGLHIISKSTLQE; this comes from the exons ATGCTCAGACTTGTGGGCCTGCACCGCAGCAGGACGCCCAGCTGCGTGGGGGCTCAGCGGCGCAACAAGCACCACAGGGCCGTCATGGCTATCCGCCGTGAGGATGTCAACCCCTGGGAAAGGAGGGCCCCACTGGCTCCCCGCCATGTCAGGGAGCTGACAAATGACGGTGTCAAAGTCCTGGTCCAGCCGTCTAACCGCCGCGCCATCCATGAGAAG TTCTATATGAAGGCAGGGGCCATCATTCAGGAGGACATTTCTGAGGCATCTCTGATTGTTGGAGTGAAGAGGCCCCCGGAGGAGAAGGTCATCCCCAGGAAGACGTATGCTTTCTTCTCCCATACCATCAAAGCTCAGGAGGCCAACATGGGACTACTGGATGACCTGCTCAACAAG gaagtTCGTCTTATTGACTATGAGAAGATGGTTGACCCCAATGGTTATCGTATTGTAGCGTTTGGCCAGTGGGCCGGTGTTGCAG GAATGATTAACATTCTTCATGGTTTGGGACTTCGTTTCTTGGCTCTTGGCCACCACACTCCTTTCATG CACATTGGCATGGCACACAACTACAGGAACGTCAGCCAGGCCATCCAGGCCATGAGGGATTGTGGTTATGAGATTTCCATGGGTCTCATGCCCAGATCCATTGGCCCCCTCACCTTTTGCTTCACTGGAACAGGAAATGTCTCCAAG GGAGCCCAAGATATGATCAATGAACTTCCTGTTGAATATGTTGAACCTCATGAGTTGAAAGATGTTTCTGAAACTGGAG ATATGAACAAAGTGTATGCCACAGTTCTGAGCCGGCGCCACCACCTGGTGAGGAAGAGCGATGGCAACTATGATCCCATGGAGTATGAGAACCACCCAGAACTCTACACCTCACACTTCAGAACCAGC GTTGCTCCCTACACAACATGTCTGATTAATGGCATCTACTGGGACCCCCACACCCCAAGACTTCTCAGACGCCTTGATGCCCAGAGGCTCATCAGACCCCTTAGATCCTTGAGTGCTCTCAACGAGGGGTCACCAGCGCTGCCTCACAA ACTACTGGCCATCTGTGACATATCTGCAGATACTGGCGGCTCCATAGAGTTCATGACTGAGTGCACCACCATTGATAAGCCTTTCTGCATATATGACGCAGACCAGCACATAGATCATGACAG cGTGGAGGGAAATGGGATCCTCATGTGCTCAATCGACAACCTTCCTGCCCAGCTCCCGATTGAAGCCACCGAGTACTTTGGAGACCGACTCTTCCCTTACATCTGGGAGATG CTGCTCTCAGATGCCACCAAGTCACTCAATGAAGAGGAGTTCAGCCCACAAGTCAGAGAT GCCATCATCACCTCCAATGGAGCTCTCACCCCAAAGTTTGAGTACATTGAAAAAATGCGAGAGAAAAG GGAAAAGGCTCAGATCCTGAAGAAAACTGGTATGAAGAGAGTTCTGCTGCTTGGCTCGGGTTACGTCTCCGGGCCTGTGGTGGAGTATCTGACCCGGGATGAGAGGACCCAGGTTACTGTTG CGTCTGTGCTTCTGAAACAGGCTGAGGAGCTGGCAGCCAGGTATCCCAACACCATCCCCATCATGCTGGATGCCAGCAGCCAGGAGGGACACCTGGACTCTCTGGTCACAGATCATGACCTGGTCATCAG CATGCTGCCTTACTCTTTCCATCCCATCATTGCCAAACACTGCATAAGGAGGAAGGTGAACATGGTGACTGCCAGCTACCTGAGTCCTGCtatgaaggagctgcagagcag tgtggagGAAGCAGGCATCACCATTGTGAACGAGATGGGACTGGATCCAGGCATCGATCACATGCTGGCCAAGGAGTGTATCGACCAGGCCAAGGCTGATGGCTGCACT GTGGAGTCCTACAGCTCCTTCTGCGGTGGGCTTCCTGCTCCGGAGTGTTCAGACAATCCTCTTCGCTACAAGTTCAGCTGGAGTCCTTACGGTGTCCTTCTGAACACAATAAGCCCAGCTGTCTTTCTCAGAGATGGCGAG GTGGTGAGCATCCCTCCAGGTGGGACTCTGATGGATTCGGCCACAGCAATGGATTTCTTCCCAGGTTTCAGCCTGGAGGGATTTCCCAACCGCGACAGCACCAAGTACGCCGAAGCGTACGGCATCCAGACGGCACACACACTCATCAGGGGAACCCTGCGCTTCAAG GGCTTCTCCAATGCCATGGGTGGCTTTGTTAAGCTGGGACTGATCAATACTGAGCCCAATCCTGTCCTCCAGCACCCTACGTCTACCATCTCCTGG AAAGAACTCCTCTGTCATCAGATGGGCTTGCCCTCCTCCATGTCCCCAGAAGCTTTTGAGGGAGCAGTCTATAAGCAGGTTGGAGAGGATCAGTTCAGAATGGACACCTTGAGATG GCTGGGGATGCTGAGCGACGACGCTGTGCCTCATGCTGACACCATTCTGGCTGCACTCGCAAAGCACCTGGAAGCCAAGCTCTCTTTTG CTAAAGGTGAGCGGGACTTGATAATCATGAGGAACGACGTGGGAATTCGACATCCAACTGGGGAGCTGGAGATGCGACAGATCAGCCTGGTGGTCTATGGGGAACCAAACGGTTTCTCTGCCATGGCCAAGACTGTAGGATACCCAGCAGCCATTGGTGCCCGCATGGTTCTCGATG gGGAAATCAGTACAAAAGGTCTGCTGGTCCCAATGACCAGTGACATCTATAGGCCGGCGTTGGCTCGGCTGAAGGAGGAAGGACTGCACATCATATCCAAGAGCACCCTACAGGAGTAG